In one Umezawaea sp. Da 62-37 genomic region, the following are encoded:
- a CDS encoding SDR family oxidoreductase encodes MVFTAKSRTLPPSGKTVLITGASTGLGRETALHLAERGFRVLGAVRKTEDGDRLVADCPSGRIEHVVLDVTDGASIAASAEQVAGKVGDRGLWGLVNNAGICISAPLEVVSTDLLRRQLEVNVVGQLAVTQAYLPLLRAARGRLVNVTSGLGTVAIPYLGPYSAAQFAKEGMSDALRRELAPMGVVVSVVSPGAIWTPIWAKIAQDGQDALSAAPAAVADLYRATFVRFMHLNEQTAKDSKTRPAEVADAIRAALTSVKPKTRYRVGSDVRRGSLLARLLPDTAVDSMFRKIVTPLPTDQEAHRVGS; translated from the coding sequence ATGGTGTTCACCGCCAAGAGCAGGACACTGCCGCCGAGCGGCAAGACCGTGCTGATCACCGGCGCGTCGACCGGCCTCGGCCGGGAAACCGCGCTGCACCTGGCCGAGCGGGGCTTCCGGGTCCTGGGCGCGGTGCGCAAGACCGAGGACGGGGACCGGCTCGTCGCCGACTGCCCGTCCGGCCGGATCGAGCACGTCGTGCTCGACGTGACCGACGGGGCGTCCATCGCCGCTTCGGCGGAGCAGGTCGCCGGGAAGGTCGGCGACCGCGGCCTGTGGGGGCTGGTGAACAACGCCGGCATCTGCATCTCCGCACCGCTGGAGGTCGTGTCCACCGATCTGCTGCGCAGGCAGCTGGAAGTCAACGTGGTCGGCCAGCTCGCGGTCACCCAGGCGTACCTGCCACTGCTGCGCGCCGCGCGCGGCAGGCTGGTCAACGTGACCTCCGGGCTGGGGACGGTCGCGATCCCGTACCTGGGGCCGTACTCCGCGGCGCAGTTCGCCAAGGAGGGCATGAGCGACGCCCTGCGCCGCGAACTGGCGCCGATGGGCGTGGTGGTGTCCGTGGTCAGCCCCGGCGCGATCTGGACCCCGATCTGGGCCAAGATCGCCCAGGACGGCCAGGACGCGCTGTCCGCCGCGCCCGCCGCCGTCGCCGACCTCTACCGCGCGACCTTCGTGCGGTTCATGCACCTCAACGAGCAGACCGCGAAGGACAGCAAGACCCGGCCCGCCGAGGTGGCCGACGCCATCCGGGCCGCGCTCACCTCGGTGAAGCCCAAGACCCGCTACCGCGTCGGCTCCGACGTCCGGCGAGGCAGCCTCCTGGCGCGGCTGCTGCCGGACACCGCCGTCGACTCGATGTTCCGCAAGATCGTCACCCCGCTGCCCACCGACCAGGAGGCACACCGTGTCGGGTCCTGA